From Chryseobacterium sp. H1D6B, a single genomic window includes:
- the rpmI gene encoding 50S ribosomal protein L35 → MPKLKTKSGAKKRFKLTGTGKIKRKGAFKSHILTKKETKQKRNLTQTSYVAKVDEKSVKRQLAIQ, encoded by the coding sequence ATGCCAAAATTAAAAACGAAATCAGGTGCTAAAAAGCGTTTTAAACTTACCGGAACCGGGAAGATTAAAAGAAAAGGTGCTTTCAAAAGCCACATCTTGACAAAAAAGGAAACTAAGCAGAAGAGAAATCTTACGCAAACTTCTTATGTTGCAAAAGTGGACGAAAAAAGCGTTAAACGTCAATTAGCAATTCAGTAG
- the rplT gene encoding 50S ribosomal protein L20, which yields MPRSVNAVASRARRKKIIKQAKGFFGRRKNVWTVAKNAVEKAMQYAYRGRKEKKRNFRSLWVMRINAGAREHGMSYSQFMGALKKNNIELNRKVLADLAMNYPEAFKAVVDQVK from the coding sequence ATGCCTAGATCAGTAAATGCCGTAGCTTCAAGAGCTCGCAGAAAGAAAATTATTAAGCAAGCTAAAGGTTTTTTCGGTAGAAGAAAGAACGTTTGGACTGTAGCTAAAAATGCCGTGGAAAAAGCAATGCAATATGCTTACCGTGGTAGAAAAGAGAAAAAGAGAAACTTCAGATCACTTTGGGTAATGCGTATCAACGCAGGAGCTAGAGAACATGGAATGTCTTACTCTCAGTTTATGGGAGCTCTTAAAAAGAACAACATAGAGCTTAACAGAAAAGTTTTAGCAGATTTAGCAATGAATTACCCTGAAGCTTTCAAAGCTGTTGTAGATCAAGTAAAATAA
- a CDS encoding membrane dipeptidase, which yields MNELNIDLHCDLLLYLFDPDASVDDKKLGCSLPYLREGNVKLQVTAIYSPTARDSSILGVKQSEIFADLLKKETFFLFDTENYKSSENSDKTGILASIENASSFCEEDMALDAGFKNLETLIENTQKILYIGITHHSENRFGGGNNSEAGLKEDGKILIDYLADKRIAVDLAHTSDQLAYDLINYMAQQNYKIPILASHSNYRNVYQNQRNLPDELVTEIIKREGLIGLNFIKDYIDHTHPERLYEHIKYGLDIGAENCIAYGADYFFDEGHPDRSRYPFFFDEFKNASAYNAINKKLAEEYSVEFMEKVSHKNALNFIKKLWY from the coding sequence ATGAATGAATTAAATATTGATTTACACTGTGACTTATTATTATACTTATTTGATCCTGATGCATCGGTAGATGACAAAAAATTAGGTTGTTCACTGCCTTATCTTAGAGAAGGTAATGTAAAACTTCAGGTAACGGCAATTTATAGTCCTACAGCTAGAGACAGTTCAATTCTAGGAGTAAAACAAAGTGAAATTTTTGCTGATTTATTGAAGAAAGAAACATTTTTTCTTTTTGACACGGAGAATTATAAAAGCAGTGAAAATTCTGACAAGACAGGAATTCTTGCATCAATTGAGAATGCATCATCATTCTGTGAGGAAGACATGGCTCTGGATGCAGGTTTTAAAAATTTAGAAACGTTAATTGAAAACACTCAAAAGATTCTTTATATTGGAATTACCCATCATTCTGAAAACCGTTTTGGCGGTGGAAATAATTCTGAAGCCGGCCTAAAAGAGGATGGGAAAATATTGATCGATTATCTTGCAGATAAAAGAATTGCTGTAGATCTTGCCCACACAAGTGACCAGCTGGCTTATGATCTGATCAATTACATGGCCCAGCAAAATTATAAAATTCCTATTCTGGCCAGCCATTCCAATTATAGAAATGTATATCAAAACCAAAGAAATCTGCCGGACGAATTAGTAACGGAGATCATAAAGAGGGAAGGACTGATCGGGCTTAACTTTATCAAAGATTATATCGATCATACTCATCCGGAACGATTATATGAACATATTAAATACGGTCTGGATATAGGTGCTGAAAACTGTATTGCTTACGGTGCCGATTATTTTTTTGATGAAGGGCATCCTGACCGGTCACGGTATCCTTTTTTCTTTGATGAATTTAAAAATGCGTCGGCTTACAATGCCATCAACAAGAAATTAGCAGAAGAGTATTCAGTAGAATTTATGGAGAAAGTGAGCCATAAAAATGCACTGAATTTCATTAAAAAATTATGGTACTAG
- a CDS encoding DUF4932 domain-containing protein → MKNILVIFGLLFFTLSFSQKNTSKFSVSYSKNIDTYFLAEILSAEHRKINRDFELFKIKECSTYQPVVKQALEKYGHLKNSKIAYLTAQINDTLLEKYGIGNDAMMKPLLSHKEFPLKGWSDKYTFEKNTLTKAQNEEVTSLIKKYISELEQFYNQENVSDFFKENKALYEGGIAEYSRQIPPDFTSAMEKFYGESFYEYTVLVSPMMMWPIDDNEGRGIGTDVKHQSGNKSIYEIASPFMRVKKEGQFGYDNQFQARFLTVHEFGHSFVNKEVYRYKDKLEKFKDLFEKSNLKEIMTKTSGVADYQTCVVEHLVRLGEIQTAVIQNDSERAEKLENYHLKNYFIFLPQLEEKIKEYDADRTKYKTFGDFVPELIKVFENSSIDLINEKINTIKKDK, encoded by the coding sequence ATGAAAAACATCCTTGTAATTTTTGGACTTTTATTTTTTACCCTTAGTTTTTCTCAAAAAAACACCTCCAAATTTTCAGTTTCCTACAGTAAAAATATTGACACTTATTTTCTCGCAGAGATCCTTTCGGCAGAACATAGAAAGATCAATAGGGATTTTGAACTCTTTAAAATTAAAGAATGTTCTACCTATCAGCCTGTCGTAAAACAAGCATTAGAAAAATACGGACATTTAAAGAATTCTAAAATAGCTTATTTAACCGCACAAATTAATGATACCTTATTAGAAAAGTATGGTATTGGAAATGATGCTATGATGAAACCTCTTTTATCTCATAAAGAGTTTCCATTAAAAGGCTGGAGTGACAAATATACATTTGAGAAAAATACTTTAACTAAAGCCCAAAATGAAGAAGTTACGTCTCTAATCAAAAAATATATTTCGGAATTAGAACAGTTTTATAATCAGGAAAATGTAAGTGATTTTTTTAAAGAAAATAAAGCTCTTTATGAAGGAGGGATTGCAGAATACAGCAGGCAGATTCCACCTGATTTCACATCTGCTATGGAAAAATTTTATGGAGAAAGCTTTTATGAGTATACTGTGCTGGTTTCACCAATGATGATGTGGCCAATTGATGATAATGAAGGACGTGGAATAGGTACTGATGTAAAGCATCAATCAGGAAATAAAAGTATTTATGAAATTGCAAGTCCGTTTATGAGAGTAAAAAAAGAAGGTCAGTTTGGATATGACAATCAGTTTCAGGCTAGATTTTTAACCGTTCACGAATTCGGGCATTCTTTTGTAAATAAAGAAGTTTACCGGTATAAAGATAAGCTGGAAAAGTTTAAAGATCTGTTTGAAAAATCTAATTTAAAAGAGATTATGACGAAAACAAGCGGTGTAGCGGATTATCAGACCTGTGTTGTAGAACATCTGGTAAGGCTGGGTGAAATTCAGACTGCAGTGATTCAAAATGATTCGGAAAGAGCTGAAAAATTGGAAAACTATCATCTCAAAAATTATTTTATTTTTCTGCCTCAGTTAGAAGAAAAGATAAAAGAATATGATGCTGACAGAACAAAATATAAAACGTTCGGCGATTTTGTACCCGAACTTATAAAGGTTTTTGAAAATTCTAGTATTGATTTAATTAACGAAAAAATTAATACAATAAAAAAAGATAAATAA
- the leuD gene encoding 3-isopropylmalate dehydratase small subunit encodes MQKLNIIKSRAVPMPVENIDTDQIIPARFLKSIDKKGFGNNLFRDWRYNVHTHQPNPDFVLNDPKYHGEILVAGNNFGCGSSREHAAWALTDFGFKVIVSSYFADIFKGNALNNGLLPVKVSEAFLKEILIGINERPDSEITVNIEQQAISFRGKTENFELDSYKKICLLNGYDDIDFLISRKEIIRAFEQKTQKVYES; translated from the coding sequence ATGCAAAAACTTAACATCATAAAATCCCGTGCAGTACCTATGCCGGTAGAAAATATAGACACCGATCAGATCATTCCGGCTAGATTTTTAAAAAGTATAGATAAAAAAGGATTCGGAAATAATTTATTCCGGGATTGGAGATACAATGTTCATACTCATCAGCCTAATCCAGATTTTGTACTGAATGATCCAAAATACCATGGCGAAATTTTAGTGGCCGGCAACAATTTTGGATGTGGAAGCAGCCGTGAACATGCAGCCTGGGCATTAACCGACTTTGGTTTTAAAGTAATTGTATCTAGTTATTTTGCTGATATTTTTAAAGGCAACGCTTTAAATAACGGGCTGCTTCCTGTAAAAGTTTCTGAAGCATTTTTAAAAGAGATTTTAATCGGAATTAATGAAAGGCCTGACAGTGAAATTACTGTTAATATAGAACAGCAGGCGATCAGTTTTAGAGGAAAGACTGAAAATTTCGAACTCGATTCCTATAAAAAAATATGCCTTCTTAACGGATATGATGATATTGATTTTTTAATCAGCAGAAAAGAAATTATAAGAGCGTTTGAGCAAAAAACACAAAAAGTATATGAGTCGTAA
- the thrS gene encoding threonine--tRNA ligase encodes MIKITLPDNSVKEFEGEVTPLDVAKSISEGLARNTISAVVNNKQVEITTPITTDSTVQLLTWNDDLGKKAFWHSSAHLLAQAILEFYPDAKLTIGPAIESGFYYDVDFGDEILSEKDFDKIEKKVLENAKKASTFSLYPVSKEEALKTYADNPYKVELISNLNDGEITFVTHDNFTDLCRGGHIPNTGIVKAVKILNAAGAYWRGSEKNPQLTRVYGISFPKQKELTEYLEKLEEAKRRDHRKLGKELGIFAFSEKVGAGLPLWLPKGTALRRKLENFLSDAQKKGGYEFVMSPHIGSKELYVTSGHWDKYGADSFQPIKTPNEGEEFMLKPMNCPHHCEIYKTSQWSYRDLPKRYAEFGTVYRYEQSGELHGLTRVRGFTQDDAHLFCTPDQLSEEFEKVIDLTLYVFKSLGFEDFVTQVSLRDPENKEKYIGSDENWEKAENAIINAAEKKGLKTVVEYGEAAFYGPKLDFMVKDALGRKWQLGTIQVDYNLPERFDLHYTGSDNEKHRPVMIHRAPFGSMERFIAILLENTAGDFPLWLSPEQFIILPISEKYIDYSKKVSQFLENHDISGKIDDRNEKTGKKIRDAELNKIPFMLVVGENEENDGTISVRRRGEGDLGVMKMEDFVNYFKKEAAI; translated from the coding sequence ATGATAAAAATTACACTTCCAGACAATAGTGTCAAAGAATTTGAAGGAGAAGTTACTCCTTTAGATGTGGCAAAATCTATAAGCGAGGGATTGGCTAGAAATACCATTTCCGCAGTTGTTAATAACAAACAAGTTGAGATTACCACACCTATAACCACGGATTCTACGGTACAATTGTTGACATGGAATGATGATCTTGGAAAGAAAGCCTTCTGGCATTCTTCTGCCCACTTATTGGCGCAGGCGATCTTAGAATTTTATCCAGATGCTAAGTTAACAATCGGGCCTGCTATTGAAAGCGGTTTTTATTATGATGTAGATTTCGGAGACGAGATTTTATCTGAAAAAGATTTTGATAAAATTGAAAAGAAAGTGCTGGAAAACGCTAAAAAAGCTTCAACATTCTCATTATACCCTGTTTCTAAAGAAGAAGCATTAAAAACGTATGCAGACAACCCGTATAAAGTAGAACTTATTTCTAATCTTAACGACGGTGAAATTACTTTTGTAACGCACGATAACTTTACAGATCTATGCCGTGGGGGACATATTCCTAACACAGGAATTGTAAAAGCAGTTAAGATTTTAAATGCAGCAGGTGCTTACTGGAGAGGAAGTGAGAAAAATCCTCAGTTAACAAGAGTATATGGAATTTCTTTCCCGAAACAGAAAGAACTTACTGAATATCTTGAAAAATTAGAAGAAGCAAAAAGAAGAGACCACAGAAAGCTTGGAAAAGAATTGGGGATCTTTGCATTCTCTGAAAAAGTAGGTGCAGGACTTCCATTATGGCTTCCAAAAGGAACTGCTTTAAGAAGAAAATTAGAAAACTTCCTTAGTGATGCCCAGAAGAAAGGCGGCTACGAATTCGTAATGTCACCTCATATTGGTTCAAAAGAATTATATGTAACTTCCGGCCACTGGGATAAATACGGAGCAGACAGCTTCCAGCCTATAAAAACTCCAAATGAAGGAGAAGAATTCATGCTGAAGCCGATGAACTGCCCCCACCACTGTGAAATCTATAAAACTTCACAATGGAGCTATAGAGATCTTCCAAAAAGATATGCAGAATTTGGAACAGTGTACAGATATGAGCAGAGCGGCGAGCTTCACGGATTAACAAGAGTTCGTGGATTTACTCAGGATGATGCCCACCTATTCTGTACTCCGGACCAGCTTTCAGAAGAATTTGAAAAGGTAATAGATTTAACTCTTTATGTTTTTAAATCTTTAGGATTTGAAGATTTTGTGACTCAGGTTTCTTTAAGAGATCCTGAAAACAAAGAAAAATATATCGGTTCCGATGAGAATTGGGAGAAAGCAGAAAATGCGATCATCAATGCTGCTGAGAAGAAAGGATTGAAAACTGTTGTTGAATATGGAGAAGCTGCATTCTATGGCCCGAAACTGGATTTCATGGTGAAAGATGCGCTGGGAAGAAAATGGCAGTTAGGAACGATTCAGGTAGATTATAACTTACCGGAAAGATTCGATCTTCATTATACAGGAAGCGACAACGAAAAACACAGACCGGTAATGATCCACAGAGCACCATTTGGTTCTATGGAACGTTTTATCGCCATTTTATTAGAGAATACTGCAGGAGATTTTCCTTTATGGTTAAGCCCTGAACAGTTTATAATTCTACCGATTAGTGAAAAATATATAGATTATTCAAAAAAAGTTTCACAATTTTTAGAAAATCACGATATTAGCGGTAAGATTGATGACCGAAACGAAAAGACGGGAAAAAAGATCCGTGATGCTGAATTAAACAAGATTCCATTCATGTTAGTCGTTGGAGAAAACGAGGAAAATGATGGCACAATTTCTGTAAGAAGACGTGGTGAAGGCGATCTTGGGGTAATGAAGATGGAGGATTTCGTCAATTATTTTAAGAAAGAAGCAGCTATTTAA
- the leuC gene encoding 3-isopropylmalate dehydratase large subunit translates to MDNNKKTLFDKVWDAHVVETIPDGPQIIYIDKHLIHEVTSPQAFAELEARNLKIFRPGQIVATADHNVPTLHQEQPIRDDSSRNQVEQLTKNCSKNNIELFGLGHPYQGIVHIIAPELGITQPGMSIVCGDSHTSTHGAFGTIAFGIGTSQVAQVFASQCLLLSKPKSMRITVNGKLKNNVQAKDVILYIISKVGTNGGTGYFCEYAGTVFEEMSMEGRMTICNMSIEMGARGGMIAPDETTFAYIKGKTFAPKGEEWEEKLAYWKTLKTDETAVFDKEFTFDASEIQPMITYGTNPGMGISIHEVIPVPQNESEEKALQYMGLQPGQSPSDININYVFIGSCTNARIEDFRSAARYIKGKSKSQNVKALIVPGSQMVVKQIYEEGLDKIFNEAGFQIRQPGCSACLAMNDDKIPEGEYCVSTSNRNFEGRQGQGARTILASPLTAAKAAIEGRISAFENLN, encoded by the coding sequence ATGGACAACAATAAAAAGACACTTTTTGATAAAGTCTGGGATGCTCATGTTGTAGAAACTATTCCGGACGGGCCTCAAATTATATATATCGATAAGCATTTAATTCATGAAGTAACCAGTCCGCAGGCCTTTGCTGAACTTGAAGCCAGAAATCTGAAAATATTCAGACCCGGACAAATTGTAGCGACGGCAGATCATAATGTACCCACATTACATCAGGAACAGCCTATCCGTGATGATTCATCAAGAAATCAGGTAGAGCAGCTTACGAAAAACTGCAGCAAAAATAATATTGAATTATTTGGCTTAGGTCATCCATACCAGGGCATTGTTCATATTATAGCTCCCGAATTAGGGATTACACAGCCCGGAATGAGTATTGTCTGCGGAGACAGCCATACTTCTACCCACGGTGCTTTTGGAACCATAGCTTTTGGAATTGGAACAAGCCAGGTAGCACAGGTTTTTGCGAGCCAGTGTCTGCTGCTTAGCAAACCTAAGTCGATGAGAATAACCGTTAATGGAAAACTTAAAAATAATGTACAGGCCAAAGATGTCATCCTCTATATTATTTCTAAAGTAGGAACGAACGGCGGAACAGGATATTTCTGTGAATATGCAGGAACGGTCTTTGAAGAAATGTCGATGGAAGGGAGAATGACCATCTGCAATATGAGCATTGAAATGGGAGCCAGAGGCGGAATGATTGCTCCGGATGAGACAACTTTTGCCTACATCAAAGGAAAAACTTTCGCCCCAAAAGGAGAAGAATGGGAAGAGAAACTAGCCTATTGGAAAACTTTGAAAACGGATGAAACTGCAGTTTTTGACAAAGAATTTACATTTGATGCTTCTGAAATACAGCCGATGATCACTTACGGAACAAATCCGGGAATGGGAATATCAATACATGAAGTGATTCCCGTACCTCAAAATGAATCCGAAGAAAAAGCTTTGCAGTATATGGGCCTGCAGCCCGGCCAGTCTCCATCCGATATCAATATAAATTATGTATTTATAGGAAGTTGTACTAATGCACGAATTGAAGATTTCCGCTCTGCAGCCCGGTATATTAAAGGTAAAAGTAAGTCTCAGAATGTAAAAGCTTTAATCGTTCCAGGTTCTCAGATGGTAGTAAAGCAGATCTATGAAGAAGGACTCGATAAGATTTTTAATGAGGCCGGATTCCAGATCAGACAGCCTGGATGCTCTGCGTGTCTTGCCATGAATGACGATAAAATCCCGGAAGGTGAATATTGTGTCTCAACCTCGAATAGAAATTTTGAAGGCAGGCAGGGACAAGGGGCAAGAACTATTTTAGCAAGTCCGTTAACCGCCGCTAAGGCAGCCATAGAGGGCAGGATTTCTGCTTTTGAAAATTTAAATTAA
- the leuB gene encoding 3-isopropylmalate dehydrogenase, which yields MSRNYFKIAVLPGDGIGPEVTNESVKILKVIGEVFNYTFKFEYGMIGAEAIFQTGNPLPEETLEICRDSDAVLFGAIGDPSFDNNPDAKVRPEQGLLKLRKELGLFANIRPLKTYTSLIEKSPLKKEIIEGTDIQIFRELISGIYFGEKFTEENGDYAYDVCRYSREDIVPIIHMAFKEAQKRRKKVTLIDKANVLDTSRLWRKISKEIAQEYPEIELDFMFVDNAAMQLILHPKQFDVIVTENMFGDIISDEASVIGGSIGLLPSASIGTSNALFEPIHGSYPQAKGKGIANPVASILSTAMMLDHLKLEQAADKLRTAVEHAVENKYVTVDLNAKQFYSTSEVGDFIADYIKYSEKIYYNFENIKIGKSTIV from the coding sequence ATGAGTCGTAATTATTTTAAAATAGCCGTACTTCCTGGAGATGGGATCGGCCCGGAAGTAACGAATGAAAGTGTGAAAATCCTGAAGGTTATTGGTGAAGTATTTAATTATACTTTCAAATTTGAATATGGAATGATAGGCGCTGAAGCTATTTTTCAAACGGGAAATCCACTGCCGGAAGAAACATTGGAAATCTGCAGAGATTCTGATGCTGTTCTTTTCGGAGCGATCGGTGATCCTTCATTTGATAATAATCCAGATGCAAAAGTAAGACCTGAGCAGGGGCTTTTAAAACTTCGTAAAGAATTAGGTCTTTTTGCGAATATCAGGCCTTTGAAAACATATACTTCATTAATTGAAAAAAGTCCGTTGAAAAAGGAAATTATTGAAGGGACAGACATTCAGATTTTCAGAGAACTGATAAGCGGTATTTATTTTGGTGAAAAATTTACCGAAGAAAATGGTGATTATGCCTATGATGTCTGCAGATACAGCAGGGAAGATATTGTTCCGATTATTCATATGGCTTTCAAGGAAGCACAAAAACGCAGAAAAAAGGTAACCCTTATTGATAAAGCAAATGTTTTGGATACTTCCAGATTATGGAGAAAAATAAGTAAAGAAATAGCTCAGGAATATCCTGAAATTGAATTAGATTTTATGTTTGTAGATAATGCGGCGATGCAGCTGATTCTTCATCCAAAACAGTTTGATGTCATTGTGACGGAGAATATGTTTGGAGATATTATTTCTGATGAAGCCAGTGTGATTGGGGGTTCAATTGGACTGCTTCCATCCGCTTCAATAGGAACTTCTAATGCATTGTTTGAGCCTATCCACGGGTCTTATCCTCAGGCTAAAGGAAAAGGAATTGCCAATCCTGTCGCCTCCATTCTTAGTACTGCAATGATGCTGGATCATTTAAAATTAGAACAGGCTGCTGATAAATTGAGAACGGCTGTAGAGCATGCTGTCGAGAATAAATATGTTACGGTAGACCTTAATGCTAAACAGTTTTATTCTACAAGTGAGGTAGGAGATTTTATTGCAGATTACATCAAGTATTCTGAAAAAATATATTACAATTTTGAAAATATCAAGATCGGAAAATCTACCATTGTGTAA
- a CDS encoding alpha/beta hydrolase, whose amino-acid sequence MSTLTLKDGTEIYYKDWGKGQPVFFHHGWPLTSDDWDAQMFFFLEQGYRVIAHDRRGHGRSTQTAEGHNMDTYASDVAEIVQALDLKDAIHVGHSTGGGEVIRYVAQHGQGRVAKAVLISAVTPLMVKTENNPNGVPMSIFDEIRHNTATQRPQYFVDFSLAFYGYNREGAKESEGIRRNWWRQGMMGSIKAHYDCIKAFSETDFTEDLKNTDVPVLVMHGEDDQIVPYEITGLVAAKLVKNGKLITYPGFPHGMPTTEAETINKDLLEFFKS is encoded by the coding sequence ATGAGTACACTTACCTTAAAAGACGGAACCGAAATTTATTATAAAGACTGGGGAAAAGGACAACCGGTTTTCTTTCACCATGGATGGCCTTTAACCAGCGATGACTGGGATGCACAGATGTTTTTCTTTCTAGAACAAGGCTACAGAGTTATTGCCCACGACAGAAGAGGACACGGAAGATCTACACAAACAGCAGAGGGTCACAATATGGATACTTATGCTTCTGACGTTGCTGAAATCGTTCAGGCATTAGATTTAAAAGATGCGATTCATGTCGGTCATTCTACAGGAGGCGGTGAAGTAATAAGATATGTTGCACAGCATGGCCAGGGAAGAGTTGCTAAAGCTGTCTTAATAAGCGCTGTGACTCCGCTTATGGTTAAGACAGAAAACAATCCGAATGGAGTTCCCATGTCCATTTTTGATGAAATCAGACATAATACAGCTACACAGAGACCGCAGTATTTTGTAGACTTTTCACTGGCTTTTTACGGATATAACAGAGAAGGAGCCAAGGAATCTGAAGGAATCCGCAGAAATTGGTGGAGACAAGGAATGATGGGATCGATAAAAGCTCATTATGACTGTATCAAAGCATTTTCTGAAACTGATTTTACTGAGGATCTTAAAAATACAGATGTTCCTGTATTGGTAATGCATGGTGAAGATGACCAGATCGTTCCATACGAAATCACAGGTCTTGTAGCCGCTAAACTAGTTAAAAACGGCAAACTAATTACCTATCCTGGTTTTCCTCATGGGATGCCTACTACTGAAGCAGAAACGATTAATAAAGATTTGTTAGAATTCTTCAAGTCTTAA
- the infC gene encoding translation initiation factor IF-3 has product MRRPVQEDLHQINGKIRAREVRLVGDNVEPGVYPLDKALQIAKDQELDLVVISDKAEPYIARILDYKKFLYEQKKKQKELKAKQVKVVVKEIRFGPQTDDHDYEFKRKHAEKFLEEGSKLKTYVFFKGRSIIFKDQGEILLLKLAQELEHVGKVDQLPKLEGKRMIMMMSPKKPAK; this is encoded by the coding sequence ATGCGTCGTCCAGTACAGGAGGATTTGCATCAAATTAATGGTAAAATTAGAGCCAGAGAAGTTCGTTTAGTAGGAGATAATGTAGAGCCAGGTGTTTACCCCTTGGATAAAGCTCTTCAAATCGCCAAGGATCAGGAATTAGACTTGGTAGTAATTTCCGATAAAGCAGAGCCTTATATTGCTAGAATATTAGACTATAAAAAGTTTTTATACGAGCAAAAGAAAAAGCAAAAAGAACTGAAGGCAAAGCAGGTAAAAGTGGTTGTGAAAGAGATCCGTTTCGGACCTCAGACAGATGACCATGATTATGAATTCAAAAGGAAACATGCTGAAAAGTTTCTTGAAGAAGGTTCAAAATTAAAAACCTATGTATTCTTTAAGGGACGTTCAATTATCTTTAAGGACCAAGGAGAAATTCTGCTTTTAAAACTTGCTCAGGAATTAGAGCACGTAGGAAAAGTAGACCAATTACCTAAACTTGAAGGTAAGAGAATGATTATGATGATGAGTCCTAAAAAACCCGCAAAATAA